One window of Microbacterium sp. 1S1 genomic DNA carries:
- the rsmI gene encoding 16S rRNA (cytidine(1402)-2'-O)-methyltransferase — translation MIILAATPIGNLGDASRRLVEVLENAEIVVAEDTRTTQRLLQALKIENRPRLIALHDHNEKQKAGELAALAADTDLVVLSDAGMPTVSDPGYGLVAEAVAQGVTVTAIPGPSAVLMALAISGLPTDRFTFEGFLPRKPGERRATLSALAAEPRTMVFFESPSRLATTLTDMGAAFGADRRIAVCRELTKLYEEVRRGTASDLAAWAADGVKGEIVVVVEGAPRREASPEDALAQVQALVADGTRLKDAASEVAAQTGLSSRDLYQAALAARSR, via the coding sequence GTGATCATCCTCGCCGCGACCCCGATCGGAAACCTCGGCGATGCGTCGCGGCGTCTCGTGGAGGTGCTGGAGAACGCGGAGATCGTCGTCGCGGAGGACACCCGCACCACGCAGCGACTGTTGCAGGCCCTGAAGATCGAGAATCGGCCGCGCCTGATCGCGTTGCACGACCACAACGAGAAGCAGAAGGCGGGCGAGCTCGCCGCGCTCGCCGCGGACACCGACCTCGTGGTCCTCAGCGATGCGGGAATGCCGACCGTGAGCGACCCCGGATACGGTCTCGTCGCCGAGGCCGTGGCGCAGGGGGTCACGGTGACGGCGATCCCGGGCCCCAGCGCAGTGCTCATGGCCCTCGCGATCTCGGGACTGCCGACGGACCGCTTCACGTTCGAGGGGTTCCTTCCGCGGAAGCCGGGGGAGCGCCGAGCGACCCTCTCCGCCCTCGCCGCCGAGCCCCGCACGATGGTGTTCTTCGAGTCGCCCTCGCGCCTGGCGACGACCCTGACCGACATGGGGGCCGCCTTCGGTGCGGATCGCCGGATCGCCGTGTGCCGGGAGCTCACGAAGCTGTACGAGGAGGTCCGTCGCGGCACCGCATCCGATCTCGCCGCCTGGGCCGCGGACGGGGTCAAGGGCGAGATCGTGGTGGTCGTCGAGGGGGCGCCGCGGCGGGAGGCCTCCCCGGAGGACGCCCTGGCCCAGGTGCAGGCCCTCGTCGCGGACGGCACCCGGCTGAAGGATGCGGCTTCCGAGGTCGCGGCCCAGACGGGCTTGTCCTCCCGGGACCTCTATCAAGCCGCCCTGGCCGCCCGGTCGCGATGA
- a CDS encoding ABC transporter permease: MTTTMNVKVPTDRIAAPSPWRAFGRMVGTLWSNGKARIGLCLLAFFVLVAVFAPLLAPYGPKENGFPRNADASWEHWLGTTAAGEDVLSQLIYGAQVSLLVGFAAGLLSTIVAVLIGLSWGYMRGFAGEVVGFIVNLFLVIPGLPLMIVIAAYLQNGGILMIIAVIVVTGWAWGARVLRSQTQSLRGNDFVTSAQFSGDSRARIVFREILPNMTSIIAGTLFGAATAAILAEAGLEFLGLGDSSIVSWGTMLYWAQNSNSLLTGQWLLLFAPGLCIALLALSLTLINFGVDGISNPRLREGKGR; encoded by the coding sequence ATGACTACCACCATGAACGTCAAAGTCCCCACCGACCGCATCGCGGCACCCAGCCCCTGGCGCGCCTTCGGCCGTATGGTCGGCACCCTGTGGTCGAACGGCAAGGCCCGCATCGGCCTCTGCCTCCTCGCGTTCTTCGTGCTCGTCGCCGTGTTCGCCCCGCTCCTGGCCCCGTACGGACCGAAGGAGAACGGATTCCCGCGCAATGCCGACGCTTCGTGGGAGCACTGGCTCGGCACGACCGCCGCGGGGGAGGACGTGCTCAGCCAGCTCATCTACGGCGCGCAGGTCAGCCTGCTCGTGGGATTCGCGGCCGGGCTCCTCTCCACGATCGTGGCCGTGCTGATCGGTCTGAGCTGGGGGTACATGCGCGGCTTCGCGGGCGAGGTCGTCGGATTCATCGTGAACCTCTTCCTCGTGATCCCCGGTCTGCCGCTGATGATCGTGATCGCCGCCTACCTGCAGAACGGCGGCATCCTCATGATCATCGCCGTGATCGTCGTGACCGGTTGGGCCTGGGGTGCGCGCGTGCTGCGCAGCCAGACCCAATCCCTCCGTGGCAACGACTTCGTCACCTCGGCCCAGTTCTCCGGCGACAGCAGGGCTCGCATCGTCTTCCGCGAGATCCTGCCGAACATGACCTCGATCATCGCCGGCACCCTCTTCGGGGCGGCGACGGCGGCGATCCTCGCCGAGGCGGGCCTGGAGTTCCTCGGTCTCGGCGACTCGAGCATCGTCTCCTGGGGCACGATGCTCTACTGGGCGCAGAACTCGAACTCCCTGCTCACGGGCCAGTGGTTGCTGTTGTTCGCGCCCGGTCTGTGCATCGCGCTGCTCGCGCTCAGCCTCACACTCATCAACTTCGGCGTGGACGGCATCTCCAATCCGCGCCTCCGCGAAGGGAAGGGCCGATGA
- a CDS encoding ABC transporter permease translates to MKYVLQKIGLFLLTLWAAITLNFFLPRLMPGSPADAAIAKLSQNGPVSDATRAAIEAQLGVPTGSVWDQYVAYLGQVVRLDFGVSYTFYPQTVSSMVSTALPYTLGLVGIVTILAFVIGTLIGVMAAWRRGTWLDSLPTLTGSFLSTFPYFWTALLLLFFLGYVLHWFPTTGAYSATTTPGFTWDFIVDLVRHAFLPALTILLTSLGGWIIGMRNAMINTLGEDYITFGEANGLRGRTIALRYAARNAILPNLTGFGLTLGGVVGGSILVEQVFGYPGIGYLLFNAVIGQDYPLMQALFLMITVSVLIANFLVDILYGVLDPRTRR, encoded by the coding sequence GTGAAGTACGTCCTCCAGAAGATCGGCCTGTTCCTGCTCACCCTGTGGGCGGCGATCACCCTGAACTTCTTCCTCCCGCGACTGATGCCCGGCTCGCCCGCCGACGCCGCGATCGCCAAGCTCTCCCAGAACGGCCCGGTCTCGGACGCCACCCGTGCCGCGATCGAAGCGCAGCTCGGCGTGCCGACCGGCTCGGTGTGGGACCAGTACGTGGCGTACCTCGGCCAGGTCGTGAGGCTCGACTTCGGCGTCTCGTACACGTTCTATCCGCAGACCGTGTCGAGCATGGTCTCCACCGCGCTGCCGTACACGCTCGGTCTCGTCGGGATCGTCACGATCCTCGCGTTCGTCATCGGCACGCTGATCGGAGTGATGGCCGCGTGGCGACGCGGGACCTGGCTGGACTCGCTACCCACGCTGACCGGGTCGTTCCTCAGCACGTTCCCGTACTTCTGGACGGCGCTGCTGCTGCTGTTCTTCCTCGGCTACGTGCTGCACTGGTTCCCGACCACCGGCGCCTACTCGGCGACGACCACCCCGGGGTTCACCTGGGACTTCATCGTCGACCTCGTCCGGCACGCGTTCCTCCCGGCCCTGACGATCCTGCTCACCTCGCTCGGCGGCTGGATCATCGGCATGCGCAACGCGATGATCAACACTCTCGGCGAGGACTACATCACCTTCGGCGAGGCGAACGGCCTCCGCGGCCGCACCATCGCGCTCCGCTACGCCGCCCGCAACGCGATCCTGCCCAACCTCACCGGCTTTGGGCTCACGCTCGGCGGCGTGGTGGGCGGTTCCATCCTCGTCGAGCAGGTGTTCGGCTACCCCGGCATCGGCTACCTGCTGTTCAACGCCGTGATCGGGCAGGACTACCCGCTCATGCAGGCGCTCTTCCTGATGATCACCGTGAGCGTGCTCATCGCCAACTTCCTCGTGGACATCCTCTACGGGGTTCTCGACCCGAGGACTCGCCGATGA
- a CDS encoding ABC transporter ATP-binding protein, giving the protein MEHDDILLDVQSLSVEYASPGQEPVPAVRDVSFALRRGEFVGLVGESGSGKSTLGFALTRLQKPPARISGGRILFDGRDIRELDAEELRRQRQGGFAMVLQSGMNALNPVRTVGNHFRDIFAAHGHVPAEHRQARARELVGKVGLKPQVLDRYPGELSGGMRQRASIALALSLEPQLMVFDEPTTALDVLVQHAVMDTIQELQRSEHFTAILISHDLGIVLEATDRVMVMHEGRIVEDAPSQDILHRPQDEYTRMLLSHYADPRAEKIEIPGFVDLGTRRREGRSRTDVTETLPTVSPRDARRADAAIVVDRVTKRYPAPRRGQDPVVAVDDVSFRLEPGEALALVGASGSGKSTIAKMLTGVEKPTSGSIRFGDTDVASLKRRGLRDLRKDVQMVFQDPYAALNPLHTVEYALTRPVVNYTRLRGAEARARVLELLETVGLTPVEQFAAKLPHQLSGGQRQRVVIARALASDPQVLIADEPVSMLDVSLRAGVLALLEDLRERWGISMLYITHDLLSARLVTENILVLNSGRVVERGETSQVLQHPEDPYTVELLDAVPNPARAR; this is encoded by the coding sequence ATGGAGCACGACGACATCCTCCTCGACGTCCAGTCGCTGTCCGTGGAGTACGCCTCCCCGGGGCAGGAGCCGGTGCCGGCCGTGCGCGACGTGTCGTTCGCGCTCCGGCGCGGCGAGTTCGTCGGGCTCGTCGGCGAGTCCGGCTCAGGTAAGTCCACGTTGGGCTTCGCGCTCACGCGGCTGCAGAAGCCGCCGGCTCGCATCAGCGGCGGACGCATCCTGTTCGACGGCCGCGACATCCGCGAGCTCGACGCGGAAGAGCTGCGGCGCCAGCGGCAGGGCGGCTTCGCGATGGTGCTGCAGTCCGGCATGAACGCCCTCAACCCGGTGCGCACGGTGGGCAACCACTTCCGTGACATCTTCGCCGCGCACGGCCACGTGCCGGCGGAGCATCGCCAGGCCCGCGCACGCGAGCTCGTCGGCAAAGTGGGGTTGAAGCCGCAGGTGCTCGACCGGTATCCCGGGGAGCTGTCCGGCGGCATGCGACAGCGCGCCTCGATCGCCCTCGCCCTCTCGCTCGAACCCCAGCTGATGGTGTTCGACGAGCCCACCACAGCCCTCGACGTGCTCGTCCAGCACGCGGTCATGGACACGATCCAGGAGCTGCAGCGGTCGGAGCACTTCACCGCGATCCTCATCAGCCACGACCTGGGCATCGTCCTCGAGGCGACCGACCGGGTGATGGTGATGCACGAGGGGCGCATCGTGGAGGACGCGCCGAGCCAGGACATCCTGCACCGTCCGCAGGACGAGTACACCCGGATGCTGCTCAGCCACTACGCCGACCCGCGGGCCGAGAAGATCGAGATCCCCGGGTTCGTCGACCTCGGCACTCGGCGTCGGGAGGGCCGCAGCCGCACGGACGTCACCGAGACCCTGCCGACCGTGTCGCCGCGGGACGCCCGCCGGGCCGATGCCGCGATCGTCGTGGACCGCGTGACCAAGCGCTATCCGGCACCGCGCCGCGGTCAGGACCCCGTCGTCGCGGTCGACGACGTGTCCTTCCGCCTCGAGCCGGGAGAGGCGCTGGCCTTGGTCGGCGCCTCCGGCTCGGGCAAGTCGACCATCGCGAAGATGCTCACCGGGGTCGAGAAGCCGACCTCCGGAAGCATCCGCTTCGGCGACACCGACGTCGCGTCCTTGAAGCGGCGCGGACTCCGCGACCTCCGCAAGGACGTGCAGATGGTGTTCCAGGACCCGTATGCGGCCCTGAACCCGCTGCACACCGTCGAATACGCCCTCACCCGCCCGGTCGTGAACTACACGCGGCTGCGCGGTGCCGAGGCCAGGGCCCGCGTCCTCGAGCTGCTGGAGACGGTGGGTCTGACGCCCGTCGAGCAGTTCGCGGCCAAGCTGCCGCACCAGCTCTCCGGCGGGCAGCGGCAGCGCGTGGTGATCGCCAGGGCGCTCGCGAGCGACCCGCAGGTGCTCATCGCGGACGAGCCGGTGTCGATGCTCGACGTCTCGCTCCGCGCCGGTGTGCTCGCGCTGCTGGAGGACCTTCGCGAACGGTGGGGCATCAGCATGCTCTACATCACCCACGATCTACTGAGCGCGCGTCTGGTCACCGAGAACATCCTCGTGCTCAACAGCGGCCGCGTCGTCGAGCGGGGCGAGACCTCCCAGGTGCTGCAGCATCCGGAGGACCCGTACACGGTCGAGCTCCTCGACGCCGTGCCGAACCCGGCCCGCGCCCGCTGA
- a CDS encoding class I SAM-dependent methyltransferase, whose protein sequence is MGSVARAYDERAAEYREVAGALGQMDPRDRELIRRWRDETPGRLLDAGCGPGHWTAFLHGDGGVGLGTRHEVEGIDLSVAFIDGARATYPHLRFHHGSFRTLPHASGTVGGVLAWYSVIHTPPVELPEVLGEFARVLAPGGDLLLGYFVGEPRVAFAHAVAPAYFWTAEALSPLLAAAGLELQWSETREREPGEISSRPHGALRARRS, encoded by the coding sequence GTGGGTTCCGTCGCGCGGGCCTACGACGAGAGGGCCGCGGAGTACCGGGAGGTCGCGGGCGCCCTGGGCCAGATGGATCCACGCGACCGGGAACTCATCCGACGGTGGCGAGACGAGACCCCGGGGCGGCTGCTCGACGCGGGATGCGGTCCCGGTCATTGGACGGCCTTCCTCCACGGGGACGGCGGTGTGGGGCTCGGGACCCGGCACGAGGTCGAGGGGATCGACCTCTCCGTCGCTTTCATCGATGGGGCGAGGGCGACGTATCCGCACCTCCGCTTCCACCACGGCTCATTCCGTACGCTGCCGCACGCATCGGGCACCGTCGGCGGTGTCCTCGCGTGGTACTCCGTGATCCACACGCCTCCGGTCGAGCTCCCGGAGGTGCTCGGCGAGTTCGCGCGGGTCCTTGCTCCCGGCGGCGATCTGCTCCTCGGCTACTTCGTCGGCGAGCCTCGCGTCGCCTTCGCCCATGCCGTCGCTCCTGCGTATTTCTGGACCGCGGAGGCCCTGTCTCCGCTCCTGGCCGCTGCCGGCCTCGAGCTGCAGTGGTCCGAGACCCGCGAGCGCGAGCCGGGCGAGATCAGCTCCCGCCCTCACGGTGCTCTCCGCGCCCGTCGCTCCTGA
- a CDS encoding Lrp/AsnC family transcriptional regulator, with the protein MRIDRLDAELIRLLTESPQLPILECARRLGVARGTATSRLARLHEGGVIEAIVPRIDPGGFGYGVVAFCLVEIDQKIGHDDVASALADAVPEIVDMHTVTGASDMQLRLVARDATQLQEVLDRVALVPGVARTASSIAMRTHLSGRVLPLVEHVADATS; encoded by the coding sequence GTGCGGATCGATCGCCTCGACGCCGAGCTGATCCGGTTGCTGACGGAGTCGCCGCAACTGCCGATCCTGGAGTGCGCGCGCCGGCTGGGGGTCGCTCGCGGGACGGCCACCAGCCGCCTCGCGCGGCTGCACGAGGGTGGGGTCATCGAAGCGATCGTGCCCCGCATCGACCCCGGCGGCTTCGGCTACGGTGTCGTGGCGTTCTGCCTCGTCGAGATCGATCAGAAGATCGGACACGACGATGTGGCGAGCGCCCTCGCGGACGCGGTGCCGGAGATCGTCGACATGCACACGGTGACCGGGGCGAGCGACATGCAGCTCCGGCTCGTCGCACGCGACGCGACCCAGCTCCAGGAGGTGTTGGACCGGGTCGCCCTGGTGCCGGGCGTCGCACGGACCGCATCGTCGATCGCCATGCGCACACATCTGTCCGGACGCGTGCTCCCGCTCGTGGAGCACGTGGCCGACGCGACGTCGTAG
- a CDS encoding dolichyl-phosphate-mannose--protein mannosyltransferase translates to MTAPEPLLPAPEERLTRYGRLRDRVLHDPDWGRAIGWLAPLLVTALAAVLRLANVGHPHQLAFDETYYVKDAWSLWTLGYEGVWGENANDAFVTLQELPLTNKGAFIVHPPLGKWLIALGMAIGGPDNSAGWRLATALLGAASVLLVYLIARRLTGSVVAATVAGTLLAIDGLSIVMSRIALLDGILTFFVLLGVLFVLVDRQRTIPLLERRNPSDEHPLWGPILWRRPWLVAAGLALGAAAAVKWSGLYVLAGFGLYVVITDALARRRGGVVVWPASAVFRQGPVSFVLLVLPALAVYLASWTGWLVTANGYDRGSDPNPLVALWNYHQAMLGFHVGLTRGHPYASPAWEWPFLLRPTAVWVDSDPTGCGVDHCIGVISAVPNPLIWYGGVAASVYLLFRLVRGWITRQPVGPALSLPLVGLAVTYLPWLMFPERTIFQFYTVVMMPFLVLALTVTLRIIAGRREDPLPRRQSGERTVLIFLGVVVLVSAFFLPLWTGMSVPYDFWRLHNWLPGWV, encoded by the coding sequence GTGACCGCGCCCGAGCCCCTGCTGCCCGCTCCCGAGGAGCGGCTCACACGCTACGGACGGCTGCGCGACCGCGTCCTGCACGATCCGGACTGGGGTCGGGCGATCGGCTGGCTGGCCCCGTTGCTGGTCACCGCCCTCGCGGCCGTGCTGCGGCTGGCCAACGTCGGCCATCCGCACCAGCTCGCCTTCGACGAGACGTACTACGTCAAGGACGCCTGGTCGCTCTGGACCCTCGGCTACGAGGGGGTGTGGGGCGAGAACGCGAACGATGCCTTCGTCACCCTGCAGGAGCTTCCGCTGACGAACAAGGGCGCGTTCATCGTGCACCCGCCGCTCGGGAAGTGGCTCATCGCGCTGGGCATGGCCATCGGCGGCCCGGACAACAGCGCCGGCTGGCGTCTCGCGACCGCCCTGCTCGGGGCGGCCTCGGTGCTGCTGGTCTACCTGATCGCCCGCCGCCTGACGGGCTCGGTCGTGGCGGCGACCGTAGCGGGCACGCTGCTCGCGATCGACGGCCTCAGCATCGTCATGAGCCGGATAGCCCTGCTCGACGGCATCCTCACGTTCTTCGTGCTGCTCGGCGTGCTGTTCGTCCTGGTCGATCGCCAGCGCACGATTCCCCTGCTCGAGCGCCGGAATCCCTCTGACGAACACCCTCTCTGGGGACCGATCCTGTGGCGCCGTCCCTGGCTCGTCGCCGCCGGCCTCGCGCTCGGGGCGGCCGCGGCGGTGAAGTGGTCGGGGCTCTACGTCCTCGCCGGCTTCGGCCTCTACGTCGTCATCACCGACGCCCTCGCCCGACGACGCGGCGGGGTCGTCGTCTGGCCCGCCTCCGCGGTGTTCCGCCAGGGTCCGGTGTCCTTCGTCCTCCTCGTCCTCCCCGCGCTCGCGGTCTACCTCGCGAGCTGGACCGGGTGGCTGGTGACGGCGAACGGCTACGACCGCGGGAGCGATCCGAACCCTCTCGTCGCCCTGTGGAACTATCACCAGGCGATGCTCGGTTTCCACGTGGGTCTCACCCGCGGGCACCCGTACGCGAGCCCGGCATGGGAGTGGCCCTTCCTGCTCCGCCCGACAGCGGTGTGGGTCGACAGCGACCCCACCGGCTGCGGCGTCGACCACTGCATCGGCGTGATCTCGGCCGTCCCCAACCCGCTCATCTGGTACGGCGGCGTCGCGGCCAGCGTCTACCTGCTCTTCCGCCTCGTCCGCGGCTGGATCACGCGACAGCCCGTCGGCCCGGCCCTCAGCCTGCCACTCGTGGGACTCGCGGTGACCTACCTGCCCTGGCTGATGTTCCCGGAGCGCACGATCTTCCAGTTCTACACCGTGGTGATGATGCCGTTCCTCGTGCTCGCCCTCACGGTCACGCTGCGGATCATCGCCGGACGCCGGGAGGATCCGCTCCCGCGCCGTCAGTCCGGCGAGCGGACGGTGCTGATCTTCCTCGGCGTCGTCGTCCTCGTCTCGGCGTTCTTCCTGCCGCTGTGGACCGGGATGAGCGTGCCGTACGACTTCTGGCGCCTGCACAACTGGCTTCCCGGGTGGGTCTGA
- a CDS encoding LacI family DNA-binding transcriptional regulator, giving the protein MSKAATVYDVAARAGVSIATVSRVLRSPEAVRPVTRERVLDAVSALGYVPSGSARGLAERRTGVLGLYFPGFDAAEDAPPLDVLSAAARPPFTVVSEEDEAGTGHSSMLFLDEVLRGAELEAWKQGFVLMVGVGRDDPDRSTVRDMAGRVDGLMVLARSVPDEVLARLGRRIPVVVLSGPSRGDAYDHVTVSNAEAMGELTRHVLSQVGDGEIVFLAGPADSPDAEQRWDGVSTALAAAGRDRAAVRVLRGDFTRASGRRAGEELARQGVPAALIAANDQMALGAMDVFRSAGVRVPDDVLVTGFDGIEAATLASPPLTTIRQPMIDLGRAAVQVLARRLEQPEAPPRTTRLPLQILLRQSSTRPS; this is encoded by the coding sequence GTGAGCAAGGCCGCGACCGTGTACGACGTCGCCGCCCGCGCCGGCGTATCGATCGCGACCGTGTCGCGCGTGCTGCGCTCGCCGGAGGCCGTCCGTCCGGTGACCCGCGAGCGGGTGCTCGACGCGGTCTCCGCGCTGGGCTACGTCCCGAGCGGCAGCGCCCGGGGGCTCGCCGAGCGCCGGACGGGAGTGCTCGGGCTGTACTTCCCCGGCTTCGACGCAGCGGAGGACGCTCCGCCGCTCGACGTGCTGTCGGCCGCAGCCCGCCCGCCGTTCACCGTGGTGTCCGAGGAGGACGAGGCGGGGACGGGACACTCCTCGATGCTGTTCCTCGACGAGGTCCTCCGCGGCGCCGAGCTGGAGGCGTGGAAGCAAGGCTTCGTGCTCATGGTGGGTGTCGGTCGCGACGACCCCGATCGCTCGACCGTCCGCGACATGGCCGGCCGGGTGGACGGGCTCATGGTGCTCGCGCGCAGCGTGCCGGACGAGGTGCTCGCCCGACTGGGGCGGCGCATCCCGGTGGTCGTGCTGTCCGGACCGTCGCGGGGCGATGCCTACGACCATGTCACGGTGAGCAACGCCGAGGCGATGGGGGAGCTCACCCGCCATGTGCTGTCGCAGGTCGGGGACGGGGAGATCGTCTTCCTCGCCGGGCCGGCCGACTCGCCAGACGCGGAGCAGCGGTGGGACGGTGTGTCGACCGCGCTCGCCGCGGCGGGTCGTGATCGGGCAGCGGTGCGCGTGCTGCGGGGCGACTTCACGAGAGCCTCCGGGCGTCGGGCAGGGGAGGAGCTCGCTCGCCAGGGGGTGCCCGCCGCGCTGATCGCCGCCAATGACCAGATGGCGCTCGGCGCCATGGACGTGTTCCGCAGTGCCGGGGTGCGGGTGCCGGACGACGTGCTCGTCACCGGGTTCGACGGCATCGAGGCCGCGACCCTGGCCTCGCCGCCGTTGACCACGATCCGTCAGCCGATGATCGACCTGGGACGCGCCGCCGTGCAGGTTCTGGCCCGCCGACTGGAGCAGCCGGAGGCTCCGCCGCGCACCACGCGCCTCCCTCTCCAGATCCTGCTCCGGCAGAGCTCCACCCGCCCGTCCTGA
- a CDS encoding ABC transporter substrate-binding protein yields the protein MAETHTFRRWRRAAVVGLAAAAVALSGCSIQISSQPDPSIGDDTMLINADKGNPFFTQNFNPYLTNTRTASRWIYEPLILVNPLDGELTPWLASAWTQPDARTIVMTVRDDVEWSDGEALTPEDVAFTFQLIKDEPSLDIKGAWQHIDRIEVEGDDVIFHLQGEDAPSLSIIGQTMIVPEHLWADVKDPATWRNEEPVGSGPFVLGNYNDQQYSMDRNPDYWQADKIEIEHIILPATNTQLDTVTRGYDWAYSFISDVEGTWGAASPDNTWWFPPGGVISLVPNLEVAPFDDVNVRRGIALALDREEIAETASEGYMEPAGQTGLILPNQEQYLDPEIPDQGMLAQDRDAALAAFAESGYTLQGDQLVGQDGKQLAFSLTTANGFSDWTRAAQTVQRQLADVGVKVSLKLPQPAGYQSAIGTGDFEMAIGGMGNGDVYQAYNSLLSSDFYVPAGEVTTNNFQRYRSAEADALLEEYRATIDPERQTEIVHELQSIVYEEMPVIGMYYGGIWGLFNDAKFTGWPSADDPYMIPQNYDSAPLMIFTHLKRADGGDR from the coding sequence GTGGCAGAGACGCACACCTTCCGACGCTGGCGCCGCGCCGCCGTCGTGGGGCTCGCGGCGGCAGCGGTCGCGCTCAGCGGCTGCAGCATCCAGATCAGTTCGCAGCCCGACCCGTCGATCGGCGACGACACGATGCTCATCAACGCCGACAAGGGCAATCCGTTCTTCACGCAGAACTTCAACCCCTACCTCACGAACACCCGGACGGCTTCCCGGTGGATCTACGAGCCGCTCATCCTCGTGAATCCGCTCGATGGCGAGCTCACACCCTGGCTGGCCTCCGCATGGACGCAGCCCGACGCCCGCACGATCGTCATGACGGTCCGCGATGACGTGGAATGGAGCGACGGCGAAGCCCTCACGCCGGAGGACGTCGCCTTCACGTTCCAGCTCATCAAGGACGAGCCCTCGCTCGACATCAAGGGCGCGTGGCAGCACATCGACCGCATCGAGGTCGAGGGCGACGATGTGATCTTCCACCTGCAGGGGGAGGACGCCCCGTCGCTCTCGATCATCGGGCAGACCATGATCGTCCCCGAGCACCTGTGGGCCGACGTGAAGGACCCGGCCACCTGGCGGAACGAGGAGCCGGTCGGCAGCGGCCCGTTCGTGCTCGGCAACTACAACGACCAGCAGTATTCGATGGACCGCAACCCGGACTACTGGCAAGCGGACAAGATCGAGATCGAGCACATCATCCTGCCCGCCACGAACACCCAGCTCGACACCGTGACCCGCGGCTACGACTGGGCGTACTCGTTCATCTCCGACGTCGAGGGCACGTGGGGCGCGGCGAGTCCCGACAACACCTGGTGGTTCCCGCCGGGCGGCGTCATCTCGCTCGTGCCGAATCTCGAGGTCGCCCCGTTCGACGACGTGAACGTCCGCCGCGGGATCGCCCTCGCGCTCGACCGGGAGGAGATCGCGGAGACCGCCTCGGAGGGGTACATGGAACCCGCCGGGCAGACCGGGCTCATCCTGCCCAACCAGGAGCAGTACCTCGACCCGGAGATCCCGGATCAGGGCATGCTCGCGCAGGACCGCGACGCCGCGCTCGCGGCGTTCGCCGAGTCGGGCTACACGCTCCAGGGCGACCAGCTCGTCGGCCAGGACGGGAAGCAGCTCGCCTTCTCGCTGACCACCGCCAACGGGTTCTCGGACTGGACCCGCGCGGCCCAGACCGTGCAGCGCCAGCTCGCGGACGTCGGGGTCAAGGTGTCGCTCAAGCTCCCGCAGCCCGCGGGCTACCAGAGCGCGATCGGCACCGGCGACTTCGAGATGGCCATCGGCGGCATGGGCAACGGTGACGTCTACCAGGCGTACAACAGCCTGCTCTCCAGCGACTTCTACGTGCCGGCGGGGGAGGTCACGACCAACAACTTCCAGCGCTACCGTTCTGCGGAGGCCGACGCCCTCCTGGAGGAGTACCGGGCGACCATCGACCCCGAGCGGCAGACCGAGATCGTGCACGAGCTGCAGAGCATCGTCTATGAGGAGATGCCGGTGATCGGCATGTACTACGGCGGGATCTGGGGCCTGTTCAACGACGCGAAGTTCACCGGCTGGCCCTCCGCGGACGATCCGTACATGATCCCGCAGAACTACGATTCGGCACCGCTGATGATCTTCACGCACCTGAAACGAGCGGACGGGGGAGACCGGTGA